The following are encoded together in the Citrobacter arsenatis genome:
- the entH gene encoding proofreading thioesterase EntH, whose product MIWKRHLTLDELNATSQNTMVAHLGMVYTRLGDDVLEAEMPVDNRTHQPFGLLHGGASAALAETLGSMAGYLMTRDGQCVVGTELNATHHRAVAQGKVRGVCQPLHLGRQNQSWEIVIFDEQGRRCCTCRLGTAVMG is encoded by the coding sequence ATGATCTGGAAACGTCATTTAACGCTGGATGAACTGAATGCCACCAGTCAGAACACGATGGTGGCGCATCTGGGCATGGTTTATACCCGACTGGGTGATGATGTGCTGGAAGCTGAAATGCCTGTAGATAACCGTACGCATCAGCCGTTTGGCCTGCTGCATGGCGGCGCGTCGGCGGCGCTGGCGGAAACGTTGGGTTCGATGGCGGGTTATCTGATGACCCGCGACGGGCAGTGCGTGGTGGGGACGGAGCTGAACGCCACGCACCATCGGGCGGTTGCGCAGGGCAAAGTGCGCGGCGTTTGTCAGCCGCTGCACCTCGGGCGTCAAAATCAAAGCTGGGAAATCGTCATCTTTGATGAGCAGGGACGACGCTGTTGCACCTGCCGTTTAGGCACTGCGGTGATGGGGTGA